A stretch of Prunus dulcis chromosome 6, ALMONDv2, whole genome shotgun sequence DNA encodes these proteins:
- the LOC117630597 gene encoding LOW QUALITY PROTEIN: translationally-controlled tumor protein homolog (The sequence of the model RefSeq protein was modified relative to this genomic sequence to represent the inferred CDS: inserted 1 base in 1 codon), translated as MSFFLWVVDIVDTFRLQKQPAMDKKQFVTFTKRYIKLLTPRAFQEAYXIEGATKFLISKLSDLQFSVGESMHDDGSIVFAYYKEGATDPTFIYLAYGLKEIVC; from the exons ATGAGCTTCTTTCTTTGGGTTGTTGACATTGTTGATACCTTCAGGCTTCAG AAGCAACCAGCTATGGACAAAAAGCAGTTTGTGACATTCACGAAGAGGTACATAAAGTTGTTGACACCAAGAGCTTTTCAAGAAGCAT ATATTGAGGGGGCCACCAAATTCTTGATCTCTAAACTCAGCGACCTCCAATT TTCTGTGGGGGAGAGCATGCATGATGATGGGAGCATTGTTTTTGCATACTACAAGGAAGGTGCCACCGACCCAACATTTATCTACCTTGCCTATGGTTTGAAGGAAATAGTGTGTTAA
- the LOC117629759 gene encoding 26S proteasome regulatory subunit 6A homolog, producing the protein MATGMVEDTSFEDEQLAAMTTEDIIRATRLLDNEIRILKEEMQRTNLELDSYKEKIKENQEKIKLNKQLPYLVGNIVEILEMNPEDEAEEDGANIDLDSQRKGKCVVLKTSTRQTIFLPVVGLVDPDKLKPGDLVGVNKDSYLILDTLPSEYDSRVKAMEVDEKPTEDYNDIGGLEKQIQELVEAIVLPMTHKERFQKLGIRPPKGVLLYGPPGTGKTLMARACAAQTNATFLKLAGPQLVQMFIGDGAKLVRDAFQLAKEKSPCIIFIDEIDAIGTKRFDSEVSGDREVQRTMLELLNQLDGFSSDDRIKVIAATNRADILDPALMRSGRLDRKIEFPHPTEDARARILQIHSRKMNVHPDVNFEELARSTDDFNGAQLKAVCVEAGMLALRRDATEVNHEDFNEGIIQVQAKKKASLNYYA; encoded by the exons GAAGAAATGCAAAGAACAAATTTGGAGTTGGATTCATACAAGGAGAAGATAAAGGAGaatcaggaaaagattaagctCAATAAGCAGTTGCCTTACTTGGTAGGCAACATTGTTGAG atTCTGGAAATGAACCCAGAAGACGAGGCTGAGGAGGATGGTGCAAATATTGATCTTGACTCACAAAGAAAGGGGAAATGTGTTGTTTTGAAAACATCTACTCGCCAG ACTATCTTCCTGCCTGTTGTTGGGCTTGTTGATCCTGATAAGTTGAAGCCTGGTGATCTTGTTGGTGTGAACAAGGATAGTTACCTGATCTTGGATACTTTGCCATCCGAGTACGATTCTAGAGTAAAGGCTATGGAGGTCGACGAAAAACCGACTGAAGACTACAATGACATTGGAGGGCTAGAGAAGCAG ATTCAAGAACTGGTTGAGGCGATTGTTTTACCCATGACCCACAAAGAGCGGTTTCAGAAATTAGGGATTCGTCCCCCAAAGGGAGTGCTATTGTATGGACCTCCTGGAACTGGTAAAACATTAATGGCTCGGGCATGTGCTGCACAAACCAATGCTACTTTTCTGAAACTGGCAGGCCCACAACTGGTTCAG ATGTTCATTGGGGATGGAGCAAAACTTGTTCGTGATGCCTTTCAGCTTGCAAAAGAGAAATCCCCCTGCATCATTTTCATAGATGAAATTGACGCAATTGGCACAAAGCGATTTGATAG TGAAGTGAGTGGAGATAGGGAGGTGCAACGTACAATGCTTGAACTGCTTAATCAGCTTGATGGCTTTAGTAGCGATGACCGGATCAAG GTGATAGCAGCAACAAATCGTGCTGACATCCTTGATCCTGCTCTTATGCGTTCTGGTCGGTTGGATCGTAAAATTGAGTTTCCACATCCCACGGAAGATGCAAGAGCTAGAATTCTGCAG ATTCACTCGAGGAAGATGAATGTCCACCCAGATGTGAATTTTGAAGAATTAGCTCGGTCTACTGATGATTTCAACGGTGCACAACTAAAAGCAGTGTGCGTGGAGGCAGGCATGCTGGCTCTGCGTCGGGATGCAACTGAG GTCAACCACGAAGATTTTAATGAAGGTATCATTCAAGTTCAGGCGAAAAAGAAGGCGAGCCTCAACTATTATGCATAG